The Bacillus sp. Y1 genome includes the window CCTCCTGCTTGGTCAGCAAGCTTGAACTCTCGTGAGTAAGTTACCTCTTGCATGCTTGACAACGTGCTTTTAGACTTATCCTTTTTCTTCTTATCACTCATTCAAAAAACATCCTTTCATTAAGGTAGTATTGACGTTACTAATTTTTACCTTAACGAACCATTTGCATACTTCTTTTATGAGTAAATATTATGAAGAGCTTCTGGAAGAGTCGGAAATGTGAACGAAAAACCGCTTTTAAGTAATTTTTCTGGAATAACTCTTTGACCTTCTAGCACAAGCATGCTCATTTCACCAAGTAAAAGTTGAAGCGCAAACGAGGGGGCAGGAATCCAGTGAGGACGATTTAAGACAGACCCAAGCGTTTTTCCAAAGCTCTTCATCGTCACTGCCTCAGGAGCACAAAAATTGATGGGGCCAGACAGCTCAGTTGAATCAATCACATGCCGAATTCCGTTAACGACATCTTTAATATGTATCCAAGAAAGCCATTGATCTCCAGAGCCAACCGTTCCTCCTGCAAACAAATGATAAGGAAGAGCAATCCTTGGCAAAGCACCATCCTTCTTGTCTAATATTACTCCAAAGCGGGCAAATACGGTTCGAACACCAAGTTCTCTAGTCTCTAGGGTTGCAGCCTCCCATTTTTCCACCGTTTGTGCAAGGAAATCATTTCCGGCTTTTTTAGTTGCTTCAGTAAAAGTATCAACAGTTGAGGTACCGTAAAAACCAATACCACTGGCATTAATAAGTAATTTTGGTTTTTGCTTTAAGCGCTTAATGATAGAAACTACTTCGTTCGTTGCACTTACTCTGCTATTTACTATTCGCGCTTTCCTTTCATCTGACCAACGTCCACTATTAATGGACTCACCAGCGAGATTAATGATTACATCAATAGCTTCAATCTCACTTGCAGGATCCGCATCTCTAGAAAGCCACTTCACATAAGTGACCCCCTTTTGATACCCATTTTCCTGATTTCGCGTTAAAATAAAAAGATCATGGCCATCCGCTCTGAGGGATTCAGTAAGAGCTTTGCCGACAAGTCCAGTCCCGCCTGTAATGGCAATTCGCATCAGCTTTCCTCCTATAAAAAATCATTTGCTTTTATTCTACACGATTGCTTCATATTCAACGTACTCGAATGTGCTACATTACTATAAGAGGTGAATAAAGATGCCAACAATCACAAAAATAACTGCTCAAAAAAAACGAACCGATCGTTATAATATTTTCCTTGATCATGGAAAAGGAGAAGAATATGGTTTTAGTGTGGATGAGGACGTACTAATTAAACACAGCCTGAAAAAGGGCATGGTACTTGATGATCTTCTTCTTTCGGAAATAGCGTATTCAGATGATATTCGAAAAGCTTACAACACAGCAGTGAATTATTTAGCACGAATGATGAGAACGGAAGCTGAAATAAAAAAGCATTTAATTGAAAAAGAAGTGGATGAGGTAATCATTCAAGAGGTTATTCATAAGCTGAATGAATACCAATTCCTAAATGACGAACAGCTTGCTTTTGCCTATGTAAGAACACAAATGAATACAACGGATAAAGGACCAACCGTCATCAAGCGAGAACTGAAGGAAAAGGGAATATCAGAAGCTTATATTCTTGAAGCAATTGATGAGTTTCCCTTTGAACTGCAGCTTGAAAAGGCTATTGCTTTATGTGAGAAATATATGAAGAAAAACAAACAAGAATCACAGAAAATCATGAAACAAAAGATCGAACAGCTTTTATTTAGGAAAGGATATAGCTCAGAGATCAACCAAATTGCTTTGGAGCAAATTGAAGAAACAAGTGATGACGAAGAACTGGAGTCATTGCGTTATCAAGCAGAAAAGTTGGAGCGAAAATACAGTAAATATACTGGATATGAGTATGCGCAAAAAATGAAACAGGCCCTTTATCGAAAAGGTTTTTCTATTGACGTTATTACCAAGTACTTAGAGTCCAAATAATATATAGTTTATTTGGACTCGATTACTACACATTCTTTCTCTTTCTGTGAAAAAATAATCTCTGCCACTTCTGCTGGAGAACGGAATTTGGAAGGGTCCTTTACATGCTCGGAACCTTTCCAAAAGGGTGTGTTCATCCCACCCATATACACCGCTGAAATAAGAACAGATTTTTCTTCATATTCCTTCTGTAAGCTTTCAGTAAATCCTCGAACGGCAAATTTACTTGCGACATAGGCCGCCTCATTCACTTTTCCCCGAAGTCCAGCGGTTGAAATGATATTCATAACAAAGCTTCCGTCTAATTCGCATATATTTGGGAGAACAGCTTGAGTCATATACATGGTGCCGAGCACATTCGTTTGGAACATCTCCTCTATCTCATTTTCATTTGCTTTTTCAAAAGGACCGAAAAATCCAATCCCGGCATTGTTAATAAGTCCGACCACTTTATACTCCTTTAAAAGGAGTTTGATTTTCTCATCAACCTCCCGTTTGTTTCGTATATCCATAACGGTTATATGTGCGTCATTCAGTAGAATTTTTACTTCGGATAAATTTTCTTCTGACCTTCCAACTAAAATAAGATGGAAGCCTTCCTTTCCATACTTTAGGGCAAGCTCTCGACCAAGGCCTGTTCCAGCTCCCGTGATAATTACAGATTGCAATATGTATCTTCCTTTCGTCTGGAATAATATTATGGTACCATTACGTATACGAAAATACAGCCTAAGAAGCAGGTGGTTGGGATGGAAAAAGAAAAACGTTACAGTGAACTTTCTGAATTCGAATTACATCAAGAAATAGCTAAACTAAATGAGAAGGCAAGAAAAGCAGAGCAATTAGGGATGGTAAATGAATATGCCGTATTAGAAAGAAAAGCGATAATGGCTAAAGCCTATTTATTAAATCCATCAGATTTTAACCCTGGTGATATATATGAGATTGAAGGAGATCCAGGCGCTTATTTTAAAATCGATTATTTAAACGGAGTGTTTGCGTGGGGCTACCGATTAGCGGGGAGCAAAAAGGAAGAGGCATTGCCAATCTCGATGCTGAGAAAAGAGGGAACCAGACAAGCTGATTCCCGATAATTAAATTAACCTCGAGTACTAGAATTTTTCATCCGTTCTTGTGGATGTGTATTAATCGTTCCATCCGCTCTTTTGGAAGCAAATTCAGGTCTCGCCCTTGGTTCGCCCTGAAATTTATTACCGTTTTGGTTTGCAAAATCCTTTGCTTTATTTCGCATCGCTATACCTCCTAAAAATGAGTGATGAAATAATCAAGCACTATTAGTATGCTTTACTCTGATGGTATCGATAACTGGAAAAGAGGTGAAATGAATGGAACATTATCAGCAAAAACTAATTGAATTACTATTAGAAAAAAATGACAAACTTTCATTTGGGCAGGCTCGGACATGGGTGGAACTTTTGTGGGATGATTTTGAGACAACAAGAGCAAAGGCTGGTTACTCCTACCGAGGGAGCGAGATGACTGAAAAAATTGTTCGACAATGGATCGATTATTATGGGGATAAGCTTCATGATTTTGTCGCTTCCAATCCGAAATATAAGCATCTATTAGAGCAGGACCCAAATGAACTACATTAAAAAGCGATGTCTACCGGAGACATCGCTTTTCGTTATCCAGGGATAATATCCAGCTTTTTACGTAATTTTTCCTCACTAAAGATCCAACCAGTATAAGAGGAAAGGATCTGAAGATCAAGATCTAATTGAACAACGGCCACAAATGGGTAATGACCGTTACTGCGATACCTTAGGTCAATAAAACGTACTTCGTAATACGTATCATATTCATCAACTTCCCACCGATAAACAGGAGAAAACGATAGAAAAGCTGAAAGGTTTTTATCTAGCTTTGCTGCTTCAAGAA containing:
- a CDS encoding YfhE family protein; this encodes MSDKKKKDKSKSTLSSMQEVTYSREFKLADQAGGFSGKKSRH
- a CDS encoding TIGR01777 family oxidoreductase, translating into MRIAITGGTGLVGKALTESLRADGHDLFILTRNQENGYQKGVTYVKWLSRDADPASEIEAIDVIINLAGESINSGRWSDERKARIVNSRVSATNEVVSIIKRLKQKPKLLINASGIGFYGTSTVDTFTEATKKAGNDFLAQTVEKWEAATLETRELGVRTVFARFGVILDKKDGALPRIALPYHLFAGGTVGSGDQWLSWIHIKDVVNGIRHVIDSTELSGPINFCAPEAVTMKSFGKTLGSVLNRPHWIPAPSFALQLLLGEMSMLVLEGQRVIPEKLLKSGFSFTFPTLPEALHNIYS
- the recX gene encoding recombination regulator RecX, which gives rise to MPTITKITAQKKRTDRYNIFLDHGKGEEYGFSVDEDVLIKHSLKKGMVLDDLLLSEIAYSDDIRKAYNTAVNYLARMMRTEAEIKKHLIEKEVDEVIIQEVIHKLNEYQFLNDEQLAFAYVRTQMNTTDKGPTVIKRELKEKGISEAYILEAIDEFPFELQLEKAIALCEKYMKKNKQESQKIMKQKIEQLLFRKGYSSEINQIALEQIEETSDDEELESLRYQAEKLERKYSKYTGYEYAQKMKQALYRKGFSIDVITKYLESK
- a CDS encoding SDR family NAD(P)-dependent oxidoreductase; its protein translation is MQSVIITGAGTGLGRELALKYGKEGFHLILVGRSEENLSEVKILLNDAHITVMDIRNKREVDEKIKLLLKEYKVVGLINNAGIGFFGPFEKANENEIEEMFQTNVLGTMYMTQAVLPNICELDGSFVMNIISTAGLRGKVNEAAYVASKFAVRGFTESLQKEYEEKSVLISAVYMGGMNTPFWKGSEHVKDPSKFRSPAEVAEIIFSQKEKECVVIESK
- a CDS encoding YfhH family protein; amino-acid sequence: MEKEKRYSELSEFELHQEIAKLNEKARKAEQLGMVNEYAVLERKAIMAKAYLLNPSDFNPGDIYEIEGDPGAYFKIDYLNGVFAWGYRLAGSKKEEALPISMLRKEGTRQADSR
- a CDS encoding small, acid-soluble spore protein K produces the protein MRNKAKDFANQNGNKFQGEPRARPEFASKRADGTINTHPQERMKNSSTRG
- a CDS encoding YfhJ family protein, whose protein sequence is MEHYQQKLIELLLEKNDKLSFGQARTWVELLWDDFETTRAKAGYSYRGSEMTEKIVRQWIDYYGDKLHDFVASNPKYKHLLEQDPNELH